Part of the Psychrilyobacter piezotolerans genome, CCTTTGTTCCCACTTTAAGTTTTTGATAGGTAAGCAGTTTAAATTCCTCATCTTCAAATTGATAATTTCCTAACTTACTATGGTTAGATACTTCAAACTGATATTCAGTACTCTTCAAATTTTTAAGTGCCTGTGCTACCTTGGTATAATAATTTCTATTCATCTTATTTCCTAAAAAATTAACTATAAAGTCTGAAATTTCAAATTTTATATACTCATCTGTATCATTGGTCTCCTTTTTTAACTCATAGAGAGATATAAGATATGTATAAATTTTTTCTTCAAAAATAGATGGTTGGTATATTTTATCCTCTGAATTTTTTGCAACTAATGTACAAAACATAGTCACTCCCAAATCTTCAAAAGAATATTTAAAATTTATTTTTTTATTTTGTTTTTGAGGAGTAAAAAAAGGAAAAACTATCATTTCTATTGGTATATTTATGATATTTTCTTTTAAATCTAGAAAATTTCCAGTTTCTTTGATCACAACTTCTCTAACTTCTATTTCAGGAAGTTGGCTCATTTTTATATCAACTTTAGTCAAGTCAGTTAATAATGATCCAGTTTTATTTAAATTAAATTCATCTATTAAACCCATATTTACTTCCTTTGACATAACTCCTCCATTAATTTTTTTGTCCATTCACAATAATAATCCTAGTGTCATACATAGTATCATCAAAACTAAATAAATTCAAACTTTATTTTTGAAGGTGTACATATCATTTGTTGTATTTAATAAGCATTTCACCCATCTTAACTGTTTCTTTTTCAACTAAATAACAATCATAAATAATAACTTTTCAACACTTTAATAAAATAATAATAAATTATGTATACTAACATTAATAATTTAGAATCATCAATTTCCCTTAATAATATTAGGATTATAAAAATTAACCATTGAAAAACCTGGTTTTTAACTATGTACACACACAATAATAATTATATTATACTGAATTTATTGAATTTATTGAGCTTTAAACTACCTCTGTACACCTAATCCCTTTAAAAGTAATGAATTTTGATTATGTACACATACAATAATAACATTCACCTTTAACAAACCTTGTATTTATTGGGGTTAATTTATCACTAAAGATAAAAAGCCTTGTATTTAAAGGTTTTCAGCATATGTACACCCACAATAATAATAATTAAATGCTTATTTCTTTTCTAGCCCTTATAAAATATAGAATTTCCTTATAACAAATATTGACTTTACTTTTACTACATCTTACAAAAAACAAATACTCTTTTTGGTTACTTTTATAAAAAACTTATTTAAAATTATCTTGACAAAATATAACTTATATATTAGAATTATAAACTGAAATGACAATATTTTTTTTAAACGTAACAGGAGGTGTAAATCAAAGATGAGTAAAAGAACTTTTCAACCAAATAAAAGAAAAAGAAAAAAGGAACACGGGTTCAGAAAAAGAATGAAAACTAAAGCAGGAAGATCTGTTTTAAAGAGAAGAAGAGCTAAAGGTAGAACGAAATTGTCAGCATAAAACCCGGTGTTCATATCACCGGGTTTTTAAAAATATTTTAAGGAGATTTTATGTTGAAGTTAAAAACAAAATCTGAATTCTTAAAAGTATATAACCAAGGAGAAAAACACTTTGGTTATTTTCAGTTAATCTATTTTAAAAAAAATAACTTAAATGAAAATAGATTAGGAGTAGTAGCTAGTAAAAAAACTGGCAATGCTGTTTGTCGGAATAAATTAAAAAGACTTTTTAGAGAAAATTTTAGGAAACAAGATGAAAATTTAAAACAAGGATACGACATAGTATTTATCGCTAAAAAAAATGCAGGAGAACAATTTAAGACTCTAAGTTTATCTATGATTGAAAAAGACAGTGTAAAAATATTTAAAAGAGCTAAAATGTTTCTATGAAATATATTTTAATATTTTTTGTGAAATTATATCAATGGTTTATATCACCAGTCTTAAAAAAAAATTGTAGGTTCCAACCTACCTGTTCTAGTTATATGATTTTAGCAATAAAAAAACATGGAAGTATCAAAGGTGTATATCTAGGTCTAAAAAGATTATCAAAATGTCATCCTTTTTCTAAGGGTGGTTACGACCCAGTACCTTAAATTATGAGGAGGAACAAAGTTGATCGGAGCTGCATATGGAGCACTTCAAGGGGTTTTAGAAAGTGCCATAGGAATGATGTATAATATTTTTGGAAATTATGGATTAGCTATAATTGGTATAACAATTTTAATTAAATTAGTATTGTTACCACTTACGTTAAAACAGGACAAATCAATGGGTGCGATGAAAAAACTACAACCGGAGTTAGAAGCACTTAAAGAAAAATATAAAAACGATCCACAAACATTAAATCAGAAAACAATTGAACTATATAAAATACATAAAGTAAACCCAGCAAGTGGTTGTTTACCTATATTGTTACAAATGCCAATATTATTTGCACTTTTCGGAGTTTTAAGAAAAACAGGAGCAGATGGAGGAGTTATAGCAGACGGATCTAAATTTCTTTGGTTAACTTTATCTCAACCAGATCCATTTTACTTATTACCATTATTAAATGGTGCTGTATCTTATTTCCAGCAAAAATTAATGAGTGCAAGTCAAGGATCTTCCAATCCGCAAATGAAAATGATGACTTATATGTTTCCAGTAATGATGATATTTATCTCATACAAGATGCCAGCAGGATTGCAATTGTATTGGTTCGTATCAAGTTTGGCTGCAGTGGCACAACAATATTTTATTATGAGTAGAAGGGATGAGGCGTAAAATGAACTTAACTTATCAAATCAAAGCTAAATCAAAAGATGAAGCTATAATTAAAGCTGTAAAAGACCATAATATTGATAAGAGCAAAATCGTAGAAATCATTGAGATCTCAAAAGCAACTTCATTTTTTGGTTTTTTTAAAAAAGATGGGGAATATCAGATTCAAATGGAAAAAACAGTCGATATAATAGAGACAAAAATAGAAGATATGGTAGTAGAAAGAGCCAATGAATTATTAGATAATATGGGATTAGTTCTGAATGTAGAAGTTTTAGAAGCAAGAGATCACTATGTTTTAATTAATCTATCTGGTGAAGACAATGGAATAATTATAGGAAAAAAAGGTAAAACTTTAAATAGTTTCGAATACCTTTTGAATTCTCTATGCAAAAGTGTAAAAGTAGAAGTGGATGTAGAGGGATTTAAGGCTAAAAGAGCAGAAACTCTTAGAGATTTAGCTAGAAAAATGGCTGAAAAAGCGTTAAATACCGATAAAATCGTAAAATTAAATCCAATGCCGCCAAGGGAAAGA contains:
- the rpmH gene encoding 50S ribosomal protein L34, whose protein sequence is MSKRTFQPNKRKRKKEHGFRKRMKTKAGRSVLKRRRAKGRTKLSA
- the rnpA gene encoding ribonuclease P protein component, encoding MLKLKTKSEFLKVYNQGEKHFGYFQLIYFKKNNLNENRLGVVASKKTGNAVCRNKLKRLFRENFRKQDENLKQGYDIVFIAKKNAGEQFKTLSLSMIEKDSVKIFKRAKMFL
- the yidD gene encoding membrane protein insertion efficiency factor YidD, translating into MKYILIFFVKLYQWFISPVLKKNCRFQPTCSSYMILAIKKHGSIKGVYLGLKRLSKCHPFSKGGYDPVP
- a CDS encoding YidC/Oxa1 family membrane protein insertase, with translation MMYNIFGNYGLAIIGITILIKLVLLPLTLKQDKSMGAMKKLQPELEALKEKYKNDPQTLNQKTIELYKIHKVNPASGCLPILLQMPILFALFGVLRKTGADGGVIADGSKFLWLTLSQPDPFYLLPLLNGAVSYFQQKLMSASQGSSNPQMKMMTYMFPVMMIFISYKMPAGLQLYWFVSSLAAVAQQYFIMSRRDEA
- the jag gene encoding RNA-binding cell elongation regulator Jag/EloR, whose amino-acid sequence is MRRKMNLTYQIKAKSKDEAIIKAVKDHNIDKSKIVEIIEISKATSFFGFFKKDGEYQIQMEKTVDIIETKIEDMVVERANELLDNMGLVLNVEVLEARDHYVLINLSGEDNGIIIGKKGKTLNSFEYLLNSLCKSVKVEVDVEGFKAKRAETLRDLARKMAEKALNTDKIVKLNPMPPRERKIIHEIVNKYKELDTFSEGRDPKRYIVIKRKRMG